taatacaatgtatataacaaaaatgcatctgttcaaaactgaaatgtatccatgtgaattccaattttggctggaatgtccctttaattgctgataccaTTTAACTCCTTGGCAGCCAGAGAGGGCTACAGTGCCCTTTTTATACCAATTACCCAATACTATGATACAGCACAAGGACCAGATAAAAACCACAAGACACGAGCACTGATTTAACCAGCTTTTCATTCACTGTACAGTAATTTCATACCTCAAACACAACAATTTTCTTAACATTCtcaataaaaaagctaaaaaatggGAACCTATGAAATGATTGAAATTACATTTTGGTGAAGTTCATCTGTAACATATTAGGTTGGTCAACGCCGTTTCAAGCTCATTACTAAGGCGGCTGATCCCAGCATACGTCTCACTGCGGCCTGTACAGAATATAGTCGTGCTCCGCCAGGATTAGCGCATAGCACAACCTTGCACATTATGCTATTCCGTATCTGAGCCTCCCTCCATCTAGTGCTACTCTCAGAGGGAACCATTCACTAAGACTAGAGATATGAGTGAGCTTTAGTGAGAATCCTATAAATTCCCATGTTCTCTCCAGTTTGGTATTTTGCACGGCCGTTTACATACCCCTCATGTACTGGATGTCAGTGACTTGCTGGCAAATAGCAAGACAGGTTGGTCTAGGTGATCATAAACCTCAGTATATATCACAGTATACATTAAGCACACATTGTTATATAAACCTTATACCTTTTCTTGTTGCCCTCTACGCAGCACTGAAATATAccgtcagtttaagcacataataaTCCAGGCTGGTGAGCAGACTAAATGTCCCCAGCTACCCACAACAGCTTATCCCAAACTGAGGACATGGATGGCTCCTGCTAATTGTGGCCCATGTCAGTTCTATGGAGGCTAATGACCCATGGGCATGTATGGCACAGATTTGACAAAGCTCCAGATGAAAAGTTTGATAACTGGTGGTTTAGGTCAGATcactatttaaccctttggctccAACAAAGGAATGCAGCCTACTTTACCAATCAATGGGTTAATGAGGTCTGTAAAAGCAAGAGCTGGGTACTGTCATTGGGGCGATCGGTCACGTCCGTGAGCTCATGTGCATCTGTGAACTTGATTAAACTAAAGTACTTATCACACAAATCTGTCACATGAACACTCACTAGCAGCCAACCAGAATCTCATTATATTAAGTTAGAATAAGGCACAGAGGTCTTCACTTGTCTTTAGATTGattaactcacacacacacagtcacctcccGTTTTCAactaggtatttaaaaaaaataaagaaaaactgatgTAAAATATGTCCTCAAATTGACACTTGTGTTTAGTTTTCCCCTGACGTGTCACATTCGTTGATACAGCAGATGTGCCTGTGGGTTGCAATATAGTGAGTCCAGATCCACACCAAGTCATAGGGTCTAACAATAGCTATAGACACAACTGAAATATAGAAcctacccatacaaatgcccaaacccaacatgaaatacgTTTTAATTCCCAGGCTCCTGTGTACTCAGTGTGCATACAGTAAGCCCGGTATTGTATCTACAGTATGGCAGGAAACTTCACAATGGTAGCAGTATCACTAGATACTGCCAATCAAACCCCAAGCATTGACTGGCGGCACCATGCCAGACCAATTGTATACCTGCTTGTGCAGGGAATTCATTTTCATGTAGCACTGCATAACAAAATAAACATTAGGACACGGTTCAACCTTAAACAACAACAGATATAAATATTATTGCTTTACTTGAACTAAGAGAAAGTCTTATTTGCTGCATTTCCTTTTTTCTCATCGATACTCAAGGTGAAGCTTGTGTGCTTGAAGAGTCGAGGGCCAGGGGCCAAAATATACCAACAAAAATAAGATTTCTGCATAAATTAATTGGGTCCAGAACCAAACGTGCACTGGAGAGCTAGCATAGAGAACACTAGGCTTTGCATCCGCAAAAGTTCTTTGCGTCTTCTGCTACGCCCTGCCACTGGTTATGGCGCTGCACTCTCCGGCCCTGGCGCGGCGGCCTCAGGCTGCACATTGTCTGCCAAATTGTGAGCGTGCTCTAAGAACAGGTCTTTCAGAACACTCAGTTCTTTAGTAAGCAGCTTGATTTTAGCTTCTAGTCTCTCATTTTCCTCTTTGAGCTGGTTGACCCTTTGTAAGGTGTCTTGAGCTTTCTGCTTGCTCTTTAATCTGCTTTTTTTCACTGCCATGTTGTTTCGTTCCCTGCGCATGCGGTACTCGTCACTACTACGGTCCATACGCTGCCCCTTCTTGCTGTTCTTGCTAGGAGGGGCGGCTTTGCCTCCTCCACCGGGGTTAAGTGGCACAAGCTGTGGGTTTGCTGGGCTGCCCGGCTGGGCATCACTCAAGCCCTCTGATGTGGACAGAGACTCGTTCATTTGGGAATATGTGTCTGGACTGTATGGTGGATATAGAGAATTCTGCCGATACTCTGCCAGGAACTGTCCGCTGCAACAGAcctaaaacataacaaaaaaaaatttagcATGAGCAAGACAACAGCACATCTGTCCCCTCCGCATGGCACTCTGAGTAATAAAACCTAAGTGTCTGTTATGGAGTTACTATTGCCCAGAAGTGTTGGAATTAACCCAACGCTGAGTCATTGGTCAATTAGAAGGGGATAAACACAAAGCAAATGCCTTCACAATTCTTAAATATTAACAAGTGAGAACTAGGCTCTGAAGTCATGCCTTCATCAGTACTATGTCCCTGATATTCACAAGCGGTAACTAGGCTCAGAAGTCATGCCTTCATCAGTACTATGTCCCTGATATTCACAAGCGGTAACTAGGCTCAGAAGTCATGCCTTCATCAGTACTATGTCCCTGATATTCACAAGCGGTAACTAGGCTCAGAAGTCATGCCTTCATCAGTACTATGTCCCTGATATTCACAAGCGGTAACTAGGCTCAGAAGTCATGCCTTCATCAGTACTATGTCCCTGATATTCACAAGCGGTTACTAGGCTCAGAAGTCATGCCTTCATCAGTACTATGTCCCTGATATTCACAAGCGGTAACTAGGCTCAGAAGTCATGCCTTCATCAGTACTATGTCCCTGATATTCACAAGCGGTAACTAGGCTCAGAAGTCATGCCTTCATCAGTACTATGTCCCTGATATTCACAAGCGGTAACTAGGCTCAGAAGTCATGCCTTCATCAGTACTATGTCCCTGATATTCACAAGCGGTAACTAGGCTCAGAAGTCATGCCTTCATCAGTACTATGTCCCTGATATTCACAAGCGGTAACTAGGCTCAGAAGTCATGCCTTCATCAGTACTATGTCCCTGATATTCACAAGCGGTAACTAGGCTCAGAAGTCATGCCTTCATCAGTACTATGTCCCTGATATTCACAAGCGGTTACTAGGCTCAGAAGTCATGCCTTCATCAGTACTATGTCCCTGATATTCACAAGCGGTAACTAGGCTCAGAAGTCATGCCTTCATCAGTACTATGTCCCTGATATTCACAAGCGGTAACTAGGCTCAGAAGTCATGCCTTCATCAGTACTATGTCCCTGATATTCACAAGCGGTAACTAGGCTCAGAAGTCATGCCTTCATCAGTACTATGTCCCTGATATTCACAAGCGGTAACTAGGCTCAGAAGTCATGCCTTCATCAGTACTATGTCCCTGATATGCACAAGCGGTTACTAGGCTCAGAAGTCATGCCTTCATCAGTACTATGTCCCTGATATTCACAAGCGGTAACTAGGCTCAGAAGTCATGCCTTCATCAGTACTATGTCCCTGATATTCACAAGCGGTAACTAGGCTCAGAAGTCATGCCTTCATCAGTACTATGTCCCTGATATTCACAAGCGGTTACTAGGCTCAGAAGTCATGCCTTCATCAGTACTATGTCCCTGATATTCACAAGCGGTAACTAGGCTCAGAAGTCATGCCTTCATCAGTACTATGTCCCTGATATTCACAAGCGGTTACTAGGCTCAGAAGTCATGCCTTCATCAGTACTATGTCCCTGATATTCACAAGCGGTAACTAGGCTCAGAAGTCATGCCTTCATCAGTACTATGTCCCTGATATTCACAAGCGGTAACTAGGCTCAGAagtcaaagattctctagtttggagagagaattTAGGCCCTAATATTCAAAAGGTTTTCCAGCTTGGAGAGAATTTGCAGTTccgacttcacaggggctgaacttactTAATATTCAAAAGataaaagggcagaactctccagcactgtgagatctctcttatttctatatatgaaggagagacaagcccagtgcaatacagaaCTGCGTGATACGAGAGTTTTGTTGCACTTCTCTGTTACTTTAACAaagtaggatcatactttgtatatttcggtgtagcttttacaaattacattgcacattgaatttgctgcattgcaaactaaaacagaCACTTTCAGAAAGTGAGAGGGCAgtttcctgggctgaacaggggagttcccagggtatgtctgaagctctctctaaAGTCTTGtcaaattttctaagcattttaaacaagctggtctcactaatttgtctcgccagctgtatgcaggtgaagtttgctcaaaattcacaatacacttattttaacttacagaaaagtaatatatactaaaatatagacaaaagcatgtTAAATTATagcgaaaacatttcagtttaatttgaaaCTGATGCAAAAAGAGCTTTTATATCAGcctcaggggttctccagttaccatctctctcccatgtgaaatgttgtatcccagagagcttcattactttctatggaagacatctctcTGGGATTTACAGGTTCCTCCCCttctcttagaaaattcagtgagttttgCCCCTGTAAAATCTGCTCTAatcatcagaatttgtaaaatcttaAATACGCTGCTGTACACAAATTAGAAGgtgaaaagtttaaatgtaataaaatcttaagtgtatagttatataaaataCAACGCACAGAACTGCcacgcagtgctatattgcactgggcttgtctctccttcatacatAGAAATGCTGGGAACGCCCCCTGGAGAATTAaaacaaaatctgccttttgaatatttcactagagatcttgcagtgctggaggatcatttatatcatctcacctgagcagagaggttttgaatatcaggacctAAGTGCTCTAGCTCTGCTCCGCCACACCTCCCGCTCAACTGTGTGCCTCACTCACTGCTTACCTGCTCATCTCTTGCCTAGCTGACGCTAAAGTAACGGTTAGGCACTGCATGTTACAGGTAATCAAAAAGTTCAACCAGCACTGCAATCCCTTGATTGCCCATGTGTGTTTAGCTATGGGTTAATACAGAGCTGCAGGGAACACAGCTGTGGCTTATGCAGcaatgatttaaccccttgattgccaTTGATTAGCATCACTGTGATTTAAACTTTGATTACCTGTGTTCTGGGTTAAAATAGCTGCTCCTTGAGTTTCTGACTGGATGCTAAACTGTGAACAAGTTTGTCAAACCCCCAGCTCAGGTTAGGCAAGTTTCTAGCAATTATACTGGCATGTTGTGAGAACTGGAGCTTCACACCTAGATCAGAAGTCAACAACTTTATTTATAAATCAGAAGTCAGCACAGAGACCAGCGCTGTCCAAACTACAGCCCAATGACCTCTGGCTTTCAAAGGTTTTGTGCAGCTCTCAGAGCCGCTGAGCAGATAAGACAAGACATCAGGAAGTGTTGCACATTTCTCATTAGGTAATTGTGTAAACTGGCGCAGTATCACATGAGCCCTATGGCAGCACTAGCCAACTCATAGCCCCGGCTCTTGGTTGTCATTACCTCCTTAATAAGCACACGACCGGCGTCCCTTACTGTGTCACCGCCTCATTAATAAGCACACGACAGGCGTCCCTTACAGTGTCACCGCCTCATTAATAAGCACACGACAGGCGTCCCTTACAGTGTCACCGCCTCATTAATAAGCACACGACAGGCGTCCCTTACTGTGTCACCGCCTCATTAATAAGCACACGACAGGCGTCCCTTACTGTGTCACCGCCTCATTAATAAGCACACGACAGGCGTCCCTTATTGTGTCACCGCCTCATTAATAAGCACACGACAGGCGTCCCTTACTGTGTCACCGCCTCATTAATAAGCACACGACAGGCGTCCCTTACAGTGTCACCGCCTCATTAATAAGCACACGACAGGCGTCCCTTACAGTGTCACCGCCTCATTAATAAGCACACGACAGGCGTCCCTTACAGTGTCACCGCCTCATTAATAAGCACACGACAGGCGTCCCTTACAGTGTCACCGCCTCATTAATAAGCACACGACAGGCGTCCCTTACTGTGTCACCGCCTCATTAATAAGCACACGACAGGCGTCCCTTACTGTGTCACCGCCTCATTAATAAGCACACGACAGGCGTCCCTTACTGTGTCACCGCCTCATTAATAAGCACACGACAGGCGTCCCTTACAGTGTCACCGCCTCATTAATAAGCACACGACAGGCGTCCCTTACTGTGTCACCGCCTCATTAATAAGCACACGACAGGCGTCCCTTACCGTGTCACCGCCTCAGTAATAAGCACAATACAGGCGTCCCTTACCGTGTCACCGCCTCAGTAATAAGCACACGACAGGCGTCCCTTACTGTGTCACCGCCTCATTAATAAGCACACGACAAGCGTCCCTTAATGTGTCACTGCCTCAGTAATAAGCACAATACAGGCGCCCCTTACTGTGTCACTGCCTCAGTGACAAGCACACGACAGGCGTCCCTTATTGAGTCACTGCCTCAGTAATAAGCACACGACAGGCGTCCCTTACTGTGTCACTGCCTCATTAATAAGCACAATACAGGCATCCCTTACTGTGTCACTGCCTCAGTAATAAGCACACGACAGGCGTCCCTTACTGTGTCACTGCCTCAGTAATAAGCACACGACAGGCGTCCCTTACTGTGTCACTGCCTCAGTAATAAGCACACGACAGGCGTCCCTTACTGTGTCACTGCCTCATTAAAAAGCACAATACAGGCGCCCCTTACTGTGTCACTGCCTCATTAAAAAGCACAATACAGGCGCCCCTTACTGTGTCACTGCCTCATTAAAAAGCACAATACAGGCGCCCCTTACTGTGTCACGTCTGCTGGAAGTCTTCTCCATTAACCAACCACCCTCTCTGTAAAGAAGTATTCCTGATCCCCTTATTCTGATGTTGCTCACCCCCCCTAATATGCATGAAGGTCTCCATCATCTCTTCTAAGCTAAATGTatattaaagcaacatgaaacacaaatattttctttcatgattcagatcgcacatacaatttacttctattgctgtattcttttttagtatcctttgttgaaggagcatcaatgcactaatgaGAGATAGCTGAGCACTCCAAtgagtgatccaatgacaagaggcatatgtgcagtcaccaatcagcttgATCCCAGTAGTC
The nucleotide sequence above comes from Bombina bombina isolate aBomBom1 chromosome 7, aBomBom1.pri, whole genome shotgun sequence. Encoded proteins:
- the LOC128666663 gene encoding CCAAT/enhancer-binding protein gamma; its protein translation is MNESLSTSEGLSDAQPGSPANPQLVPLNPGGGGKAAPPSKNSKKGQRMDRSSDEYRMRRERNNMAVKKSRLKSKQKAQDTLQRVNQLKEENERLEAKIKLLTKELSVLKDLFLEHAHNLADNVQPEAAAPGPESAAP